Proteins encoded together in one Mastomys coucha isolate ucsf_1 unplaced genomic scaffold, UCSF_Mcou_1 pScaffold16, whole genome shotgun sequence window:
- the Pbxip1 gene encoding pre-B-cell leukemia transcription factor-interacting protein 1 isoform X2, with translation MNPESEGATKALWDSSKVDGKELAGTLDGEETLSQAENSQSENTALPEESEAKGTLGGDGHETEPPGDTAVQEDLQETPAVTSLGPDTQDQESEIHPQNLPSSPRAVWEEHHCSSSDDDTDVDVEGLRRRRGREPSPPQPMVPVDVEDQAKGEGVGGELGISLNMCFLGALVLLGLGILLFSGALLEPETGPMEEAELQVFPETGPETELVETVGKRQDEIEHLQASVPPDSVPSLQSMGLLLDKLAKENQDIRLLQAQLQAQKEELQSLLQQPKGLEEENARLREALQQGKTSHQALESELQQLRARLQGLEANCVRGVDGVCLNWGGGPQGGKATKEQGHKGQEPDPGLLEQHKQLEAEAKALRQELQRQWQLLGSVHRDLQRGLQDAGLGAPAHAGLAELGHMLAQTLQGLENQGIHTGRSSNDSEAWHQKQPRFQNPREWSGKEKWRGGQRDQKAEHWKPRKEESGQERKRSWKDEGRELPGRWKGDRLRADESGSRKDGKRQDPKVHPRKSGNPHSGERQKHSWGKDNSPDALSSWEELLSRKYRPPQGCSGVAGCARQEGLALFGVELAPVRQQELASVLREYLARLPWAGQLTTQLPLSSAYFGEDGLFRHDRLRFRDFVDALEDSLEEVALKQTGDDDEVDDFEDFIFSHFFGDKALKKRSRKKEKHSWNPRVVGPREEHSRHPPHSHQG, from the exons ATGAACCCAGAATCTGAGGGAGCCACCAAGGCCCTTTGGGACTCCTCCAAGGTAGATGGCAAAGAATTAGCTGGAACCTTGGATGGAGAAG AGACACTTTCCCAGGCAGAGAATTCCCAGAGTGAAAatactgctctgccagaggagtCTGAGGCCAAG GGCACTCTGGGAGGCGATGGTCACGAGACAGAGCCCCCTGGAGACACAGCGGTCCAGGAAGATTTGCAGGAGACTCCTGCGGTGACAAGCCttggaccagacacacaggaccAGGAGAGTGAGATCCATCCACAGAACCTGCCCTCAAGTCCCAGAGCAG ttTGGGAAGAGCATCACTGCTCCAGCAGTGACGATGACACTGATGTAGATGTGGAGGGTCTGCGGAGACGGAGGGGCCGGGAGCCCAGCCCACCCCAGCCCATGGTACCCGTGGATGTGGAGGACCAGGCCAAGGGCGAAGGTGTAGGTGGAGAGCTGGGCATCTCCCTCAACATGTGTTTCCTGGGAGCGCTGGTTCTTCTGGGCCTGGGGATCCTCCTGTTCTCTG GTGCACTGCTGGAGCCCGAGACTG GGCCCATGGAGGAAGCCGAGTTGCAGGTCTTTCCAGAGACCGGGCCAGAGACTGAGTTGGTCGAGACTGTGGGGAAGAGGCAG GATGAGATAGAGCACCTTCAGGCCTCAGTACCACCAGACAGTGTCCCCAGCCTGCAGAGCATGGGGCTTCTGCTGGACAAGCTGGCCAAGGAGAACCAGGATATCCGGTTGCTGCAGGCTCAGCTGCAG GCTCAGAAAGAAGAGCTTCAGAGCCTGTTGCAGCAGCCCAAAGGGCTGGAGGAGGAGAATGCCCGGCTCCGGGAAGCCCTGCAGCAGGGCAAGACCTCCCACCAGGCCCTAGAGTCAGAGCTGCAGCAGCTAAGAGCCCGACTCCAAGGGCTGGAGGCTAACTGTGTCCGGGGCGTGGACGGGGTGTGTCTCAACTGGGGTGGAGGTCCACAGGGTGGCAAGGCCACTAAGGAACAAGGCCACAAGGGGCAGGAACCAGATCCCGGCTTACTGGAGCAGCATAAGCAGCTAGAGGCTGAGGCCAAGGCCCTAaggcaggagctgcagagacagtgGCAGCTGTTGGGCTCCGTGCACCGTGACTTGCAGAGGGGCTTGCAGGATGCTGGTCTGGGAGCCCCAGCTCACGCTGGCCTGGCTGAGCTTGGTCACATGTTGGCCCAGACATTGCAGGGCCTCGAGAATCAGGGTATTCACACTGGCAGGTCCTCCAATGACTCGGAGGCCTGGCACCAGAAGCAGCCTCGCTTCCAGAACCCCAGGGAGTGGAGTGGGAAGGAGAAGTGGCGTGGTGGGCAGAGGGATCAGAAGGCTGAGCATTGGAAGCCGAGGAAGGAGGAGTCTggccaggagaggaagaggagctggAAGGATGAGGGCAGGGAGCTCCCGGGGCGCTGGAAGGGCGACAGGCTGCGGGCGGACGAATCAGGGAGCAGAAAGGACGGCAAGCGACAGGACCCCAAGGTACACCCTAGGAAAAGTGGGAACCCCCACTCTGGAGAAAGGCAGAAGCACTCTTGGGGGAAGGACAACAGCCCCGACGCCCTGTCCTCCTGGGAGGAGCTGCTGAGCCGCAAGTACCGGCCCCCTCAGGGCTGTTCAGGTGTGGCCGGCTGTGCGCGGCAAGAGGGTCTAGCCCTCTTTGGCGTGGAGCTGGCCCCTGTGCGGCAGCAGGAGCTGGCCTCTGTGCTGAGAGAATACTTGGCTCGGCTGCCCTGGGCTGGGCAGCTGACTACACAGCTGCCCCTCTCATCTGCTTACTTTGGAGAagatggcctcttcaggcacgACCGCCTTCGCTTCAGGGATTTTGTGGATGCCCTGGAGGACAGCCTGGAGGAGGTGGCACTGAAACAGACAGGCGACGATGATGAAGTGGATGACTTTGAGGACTTCATTTTCAGCCACTTCTTTGGAGACAAGGCACTGAAGAAGAG GtcaagaaagaaggagaagcaCTCCTGGAACCCTAGAGTTGTGGggcccagggaagagcacagccGCCATCCGCCCCACTCCCACCAAGGCTGA
- the Pbxip1 gene encoding pre-B-cell leukemia transcription factor-interacting protein 1 isoform X1, producing MASCPDSDNSWVLAGSENLPVETLGPEPRMNPESEGATKALWDSSKVDGKELAGTLDGEETLSQAENSQSENTALPEESEAKGTLGGDGHETEPPGDTAVQEDLQETPAVTSLGPDTQDQESEIHPQNLPSSPRAVWEEHHCSSSDDDTDVDVEGLRRRRGREPSPPQPMVPVDVEDQAKGEGVGGELGISLNMCFLGALVLLGLGILLFSGALLEPETGPMEEAELQVFPETGPETELVETVGKRQDEIEHLQASVPPDSVPSLQSMGLLLDKLAKENQDIRLLQAQLQAQKEELQSLLQQPKGLEEENARLREALQQGKTSHQALESELQQLRARLQGLEANCVRGVDGVCLNWGGGPQGGKATKEQGHKGQEPDPGLLEQHKQLEAEAKALRQELQRQWQLLGSVHRDLQRGLQDAGLGAPAHAGLAELGHMLAQTLQGLENQGIHTGRSSNDSEAWHQKQPRFQNPREWSGKEKWRGGQRDQKAEHWKPRKEESGQERKRSWKDEGRELPGRWKGDRLRADESGSRKDGKRQDPKVHPRKSGNPHSGERQKHSWGKDNSPDALSSWEELLSRKYRPPQGCSGVAGCARQEGLALFGVELAPVRQQELASVLREYLARLPWAGQLTTQLPLSSAYFGEDGLFRHDRLRFRDFVDALEDSLEEVALKQTGDDDEVDDFEDFIFSHFFGDKALKKRSRKKEKHSWNPRVVGPREEHSRHPPHSHQG from the exons AATCTGCCTGTGGAGACTCTGGGCCCAGAACCCAGAATGAACCCAGAATCTGAGGGAGCCACCAAGGCCCTTTGGGACTCCTCCAAGGTAGATGGCAAAGAATTAGCTGGAACCTTGGATGGAGAAG AGACACTTTCCCAGGCAGAGAATTCCCAGAGTGAAAatactgctctgccagaggagtCTGAGGCCAAG GGCACTCTGGGAGGCGATGGTCACGAGACAGAGCCCCCTGGAGACACAGCGGTCCAGGAAGATTTGCAGGAGACTCCTGCGGTGACAAGCCttggaccagacacacaggaccAGGAGAGTGAGATCCATCCACAGAACCTGCCCTCAAGTCCCAGAGCAG ttTGGGAAGAGCATCACTGCTCCAGCAGTGACGATGACACTGATGTAGATGTGGAGGGTCTGCGGAGACGGAGGGGCCGGGAGCCCAGCCCACCCCAGCCCATGGTACCCGTGGATGTGGAGGACCAGGCCAAGGGCGAAGGTGTAGGTGGAGAGCTGGGCATCTCCCTCAACATGTGTTTCCTGGGAGCGCTGGTTCTTCTGGGCCTGGGGATCCTCCTGTTCTCTG GTGCACTGCTGGAGCCCGAGACTG GGCCCATGGAGGAAGCCGAGTTGCAGGTCTTTCCAGAGACCGGGCCAGAGACTGAGTTGGTCGAGACTGTGGGGAAGAGGCAG GATGAGATAGAGCACCTTCAGGCCTCAGTACCACCAGACAGTGTCCCCAGCCTGCAGAGCATGGGGCTTCTGCTGGACAAGCTGGCCAAGGAGAACCAGGATATCCGGTTGCTGCAGGCTCAGCTGCAG GCTCAGAAAGAAGAGCTTCAGAGCCTGTTGCAGCAGCCCAAAGGGCTGGAGGAGGAGAATGCCCGGCTCCGGGAAGCCCTGCAGCAGGGCAAGACCTCCCACCAGGCCCTAGAGTCAGAGCTGCAGCAGCTAAGAGCCCGACTCCAAGGGCTGGAGGCTAACTGTGTCCGGGGCGTGGACGGGGTGTGTCTCAACTGGGGTGGAGGTCCACAGGGTGGCAAGGCCACTAAGGAACAAGGCCACAAGGGGCAGGAACCAGATCCCGGCTTACTGGAGCAGCATAAGCAGCTAGAGGCTGAGGCCAAGGCCCTAaggcaggagctgcagagacagtgGCAGCTGTTGGGCTCCGTGCACCGTGACTTGCAGAGGGGCTTGCAGGATGCTGGTCTGGGAGCCCCAGCTCACGCTGGCCTGGCTGAGCTTGGTCACATGTTGGCCCAGACATTGCAGGGCCTCGAGAATCAGGGTATTCACACTGGCAGGTCCTCCAATGACTCGGAGGCCTGGCACCAGAAGCAGCCTCGCTTCCAGAACCCCAGGGAGTGGAGTGGGAAGGAGAAGTGGCGTGGTGGGCAGAGGGATCAGAAGGCTGAGCATTGGAAGCCGAGGAAGGAGGAGTCTggccaggagaggaagaggagctggAAGGATGAGGGCAGGGAGCTCCCGGGGCGCTGGAAGGGCGACAGGCTGCGGGCGGACGAATCAGGGAGCAGAAAGGACGGCAAGCGACAGGACCCCAAGGTACACCCTAGGAAAAGTGGGAACCCCCACTCTGGAGAAAGGCAGAAGCACTCTTGGGGGAAGGACAACAGCCCCGACGCCCTGTCCTCCTGGGAGGAGCTGCTGAGCCGCAAGTACCGGCCCCCTCAGGGCTGTTCAGGTGTGGCCGGCTGTGCGCGGCAAGAGGGTCTAGCCCTCTTTGGCGTGGAGCTGGCCCCTGTGCGGCAGCAGGAGCTGGCCTCTGTGCTGAGAGAATACTTGGCTCGGCTGCCCTGGGCTGGGCAGCTGACTACACAGCTGCCCCTCTCATCTGCTTACTTTGGAGAagatggcctcttcaggcacgACCGCCTTCGCTTCAGGGATTTTGTGGATGCCCTGGAGGACAGCCTGGAGGAGGTGGCACTGAAACAGACAGGCGACGATGATGAAGTGGATGACTTTGAGGACTTCATTTTCAGCCACTTCTTTGGAGACAAGGCACTGAAGAAGAG GtcaagaaagaaggagaagcaCTCCTGGAACCCTAGAGTTGTGGggcccagggaagagcacagccGCCATCCGCCCCACTCCCACCAAGGCTGA